In one window of Desulfovibrio inopinatus DSM 10711 DNA:
- a CDS encoding hybrid sensor histidine kinase/response regulator, whose product MTDSQPEIPVRILAADDEPRILELYCDLITPGATQRDLISDDITAALFGEAPKATVDSELVTVSTGEEAVLAVEEAVKQNRPFAVAFLDVRMPPGRDGVWAAEHIRKIDPLIQIVIVSAYSDVDPTVISQKAPPADKLLYLNKPFDAREISQFVASLTAKWQAERGFIDLQSRLEALVEERTQELARTNDLLKNEIIERKRDADLIVAAKKQWESTFDSVQDLIVILDNNATVKRLNMAMAGRFHRHPRELVGESLPTLLDDDTSRPSAAVMELLREGYGSTELDIPRLGGQFIVTISSMATEHEVANGDAHIVLVAHDITRRKQLEAKLRQAQKMEAIGTLAGGIAHDFNNILGIIMGFTEMSLGVVDEQHPLYSKLRHIFDASTRARDLVRQILTFSRQTEESLTTLNVTPLIKETMKLLRATLPGTIEINERFTTTSDLVVADPIQIQQIIMNLCTNAAFAMRKSGGKLNISVDNIALGDADVEALPDLKPGLYLRIQASDTGEGILPTVRERIFDPFFTTKKPGEGTGMGLSVVHGIVRKYRGAVSVSSSPGQGATFTVLIPTATIASSGVDDQAIEAEQGNGVIVLVDDEDILLEVTASMLRSLGYDVRSFTRAEEALFSLSQTPKEIDLIITDHNMPGMNGMDLAQKVASLKLSIPIILLTGFSSTVDAEDNEGKRLIAESLLKPVLKKDLAAAVARHIGPPKESAKS is encoded by the coding sequence ATGACAGATTCACAACCGGAAATCCCGGTACGCATTCTTGCTGCCGACGATGAACCGCGCATTCTTGAATTATACTGCGATCTCATCACACCTGGCGCAACACAACGCGATTTGATTAGCGATGATATTACGGCGGCGTTGTTCGGAGAGGCACCGAAAGCGACCGTCGACTCTGAACTCGTGACGGTGTCGACAGGTGAGGAAGCCGTTTTGGCCGTGGAAGAGGCGGTGAAGCAAAATCGTCCTTTTGCCGTTGCTTTTCTTGACGTACGCATGCCTCCAGGGCGCGATGGCGTGTGGGCTGCCGAGCATATTCGAAAAATCGATCCGCTTATTCAGATTGTTATTGTTTCGGCCTATTCCGATGTCGATCCCACGGTTATCAGTCAAAAAGCTCCACCGGCCGATAAACTCCTCTATCTCAATAAACCGTTCGATGCTCGGGAAATCAGCCAGTTTGTCGCATCACTGACCGCAAAATGGCAGGCTGAACGCGGATTTATCGATCTCCAGTCCAGGCTTGAAGCACTTGTTGAAGAGCGAACGCAGGAACTTGCTCGGACGAACGACTTACTCAAAAACGAGATTATTGAGCGCAAGCGTGATGCCGATCTGATTGTGGCTGCGAAAAAACAATGGGAAAGCACGTTTGATTCCGTGCAGGATCTTATTGTCATTCTCGATAACAACGCGACGGTTAAACGGCTCAATATGGCCATGGCTGGCCGATTTCACCGCCATCCACGCGAACTTGTCGGGGAGTCTCTTCCCACATTACTTGATGACGACACAAGCCGTCCCTCGGCGGCGGTAATGGAACTCCTCCGGGAAGGATATGGCTCGACGGAGCTTGATATTCCTCGGCTTGGCGGCCAATTTATTGTCACCATTTCTTCCATGGCAACGGAACACGAGGTTGCAAATGGTGACGCCCATATTGTTCTCGTGGCACACGACATTACTCGTCGCAAGCAGCTTGAAGCGAAACTGCGACAAGCCCAGAAAATGGAAGCGATTGGCACATTGGCTGGAGGAATTGCCCATGACTTCAACAATATTCTCGGTATCATCATGGGCTTTACCGAAATGAGTTTAGGCGTGGTAGACGAACAGCACCCATTATATTCCAAGCTGCGCCACATATTTGATGCCAGTACACGGGCCCGTGATCTTGTTCGACAGATCCTCACCTTTTCTCGGCAAACAGAAGAATCGTTGACCACCCTTAATGTGACTCCATTGATTAAAGAGACCATGAAGCTGCTGCGTGCCACGTTGCCTGGGACAATTGAAATCAATGAGCGGTTTACGACAACATCGGACCTTGTGGTTGCCGACCCCATCCAAATCCAGCAGATTATTATGAATCTGTGTACGAATGCCGCATTTGCCATGCGTAAATCTGGTGGAAAGCTGAATATCTCTGTGGATAATATCGCCCTTGGCGACGCCGATGTTGAAGCCTTGCCCGATCTGAAACCAGGATTGTATCTACGTATTCAGGCGAGTGATACTGGAGAAGGCATTCTTCCCACAGTGCGTGAACGTATTTTTGATCCCTTTTTTACCACCAAAAAACCGGGCGAAGGCACGGGAATGGGATTGTCCGTTGTCCATGGGATTGTTCGGAAATATCGAGGGGCCGTGTCGGTCTCGAGCAGTCCTGGCCAGGGGGCCACATTTACAGTGCTTATTCCAACTGCCACAATTGCTTCTTCTGGAGTTGACGACCAGGCGATCGAAGCTGAACAGGGAAATGGCGTCATTGTGCTTGTTGACGATGAAGATATTCTTCTTGAGGTCACGGCGTCCATGCTGCGTAGTTTGGGCTATGACGTGCGCTCTTTTACACGAGCCGAAGAAGCTCTTTTTTCGTTGAGCCAGACTCCGAAAGAAATCGATCTGATTATCACCGATCACAATATGCCGGGAATGAACGGCATGGACCTGGCGCAGAAGGTTGCAAGCCTCAAGCTCTCTATTCCCATTATTCTTCTCACGGGGTTCAGCAGCACAGTTGATGCAGAAGACAATGAGGGAAAACGTCTTATTGCGGAAAGCCTTCTCAAGCCGGTGTTGAAAAAAGACCTTGCCGCGGCTGTGGCTCGTCATATCGGCCCGCCAAAGGAATCCGCAAAGTCCTAG
- a CDS encoding glycosyltransferase, with protein sequence MIDVSVVIPVRNSATSLKHAVSSVLHQTGVSFEIVIVDDGSNDQGATRAEIETLAHDTPCIKPIWRSHEGISSALNAGIAASSGRFIARMDADDISLPGRLHLQSQYLNCHPDIGLVGCHVAFGGDKTVHAGYAAHVDWTNRIVTPHDIRLALFRESPLPHPSVMFRKALVDRFGGYRHGDFPEDYELWLRWSEAGVSMAKVEETLLVWNDPPDRLSRSCPRYAPERFYTVKAACLARWLRHNNRHHPTIFVWGAGKASRARAEMLVHYGITIQAYIDIDDKKIGNIVQGRPVVGKDAIPAPKEGFIVSFVGSRGGGELVQEWLCRHGAIPGRHFILAS encoded by the coding sequence ATGATTGATGTCTCTGTTGTTATACCTGTTCGAAACAGTGCCACGAGCTTGAAACATGCCGTTTCCAGTGTACTTCATCAAACCGGCGTGTCTTTCGAAATTGTGATCGTCGATGATGGCTCAAACGATCAGGGCGCCACTCGTGCGGAGATTGAGACACTGGCACATGACACCCCATGCATCAAACCGATCTGGCGTTCTCACGAAGGCATCTCCAGTGCTCTCAATGCGGGTATCGCAGCCTCGTCAGGCCGGTTCATCGCTCGCATGGATGCCGACGACATCTCTTTGCCCGGTCGGTTACATCTTCAGTCCCAGTATCTGAACTGCCATCCTGATATCGGCCTTGTCGGCTGCCATGTCGCGTTCGGCGGTGACAAGACTGTCCATGCCGGATATGCCGCCCATGTCGATTGGACGAATCGTATCGTCACGCCACACGATATTCGCCTCGCCCTCTTCCGTGAATCACCGTTACCGCATCCATCCGTTATGTTCCGGAAAGCGCTTGTCGACCGTTTCGGTGGATACAGGCACGGCGATTTTCCGGAGGATTATGAACTGTGGTTACGTTGGAGCGAAGCGGGTGTCTCCATGGCCAAAGTAGAGGAGACACTCTTGGTCTGGAATGATCCTCCTGACCGGTTATCACGCTCTTGCCCTCGGTATGCTCCGGAACGGTTTTACACTGTGAAAGCGGCCTGCCTCGCCAGATGGTTGCGTCATAACAATCGGCATCACCCCACAATTTTTGTGTGGGGAGCCGGGAAAGCGTCACGTGCTCGCGCCGAAATGCTTGTTCACTACGGCATCACCATTCAGGCCTACATTGATATTGATGACAAAAAAATCGGCAATATCGTTCAAGGACGACCGGTCGTAGGAAAAGACGCAATCCCTGCTCCCAAAGAGGGATTCATCGTTTCATTCGTCGGGTCTCGGGGAGGTGGCGAGCTCGTTCAGGAATGGTTGTGCCGGCATGGCGCGATTCCAGGTCGACATTTCATTCTGGCTTCGTAG